GGGCTTCCTGCCGCAGATCAAGCGTATCCTGCAGTCCGTCCCGTCCGACCGCCAGACTTTGCTGTTCTCCGCCACGATGCCCGAGGCCGTGACCCGCATCGCCGAGCGCTGGATGAAGAATCCGCAGCGCATCGAGGTGGCGCCAGCCGGTACTCCCGCCGAACTCGTCGAACATCAGCTTTACGTCGTCCGGCCGGATCAGAAGCTGCGGCTGTTGCGCTGGCTCCTGGACCAATATAAAGGAACGGCGCTGGTCTTCACGCGCACCCGTTACGCCGCCAAGCGCGTGTGCGGCGTCGTCCGCGACATGGGACACACCGCGGCGGAGATCCACTCCGATCGCTCGCAGATCCAGCGTAAGGAAGCTCTCGATGGTTTCAAATCTGGCAAATACCGCATCCTCGTCGCGACCGACATCGCGGCGCGCGGCATTGACGTTTTCGGCATCGAACTCGTGATCAATTACGACACTCCGGAGAACCCGGAGGATTACATCCATCGTATCGGCCGCACTGGCCGGGCCGGCCAGAAGGGCAAAGCCATCACCATGGCGATGCCGGACCAGGGCGGCGAAGTGCGCGACATCGAACACTTGGCCGGCATCTACCTGCCGGTGAACAATGTTCCGGACGCGCTGCCCGACCTGCCGCCGCGCCGGCATGCGGAGCATGATTCGGATGGCGGTTCAGGCCGCCGTTTCGGCCACGACCGCGATCGCGGGCATTCGTCCGGCGGCCATCGCCCGGATGCCGGCGGTTATACTTTCTACGAGGGTGAACCCAGCCGTCCCAGCCATCGCCCCGGCGGCAATCGGGCCCGGCGGCCTTTCGGCGGACGTCCTTCCGGCGGCCGGCCGACTTTCGGACGCAGTGGCGGGGCTCGGAGGCGCCGCTGAGCGGCATCAGCCCGTTGAATAAATAGCAGCCCCGTGAGGCGTATCGCGGGGCTGTTTGGTATCTGGCACGGCTGCGGGAGTGTGTTAATATGAAAAGCGCTATTCGCGGACCTGCGCTGTTATGCAAGAAAAGTTTGTCGAACAATCCGGCTGTCGGCTGAGATATCTTCAGCAAGGGGAGGAGCCGGTCTGGCTCATTCATACCGGCACGCACGGCGATGAGCAAGCGGTCATTGATTCCGTCGGGCGTTATTTGCGTTCGCGCGCCGGGGTCTTGCCGGATCTGATCTGGGTGCCGGAGACAAGTCCGTCGGCGGTCGCGCGCGGGACGCGCCTGAATGCGCGGGACGTGAATTTGAACCGGGTCTTCTATGACGATGCGGAAGAGCCCGAGGTGCGGGCTAATCTGCGTCTGCTTGCCGGCCGGAGCTTCCGTCATTTTTTGTCGGCCCACGAGGATCTGACCACGGATAAATTTTATCTGTACGAGCAGGACGATAATTCGGCGACGCCGGAGTTCGCGCGCCTGTACGCCGGACTCGCCGCGCTCGGCATCGGCCTGTACGAGGGTCTGGATGACGACGATCCGGTGCTCGGCAATGACATCAAACGCGGATATTTTTTCAGCCGCACATCGCGGCGCCCGAACGGCGTTCTCGATGGCACGGTCGAAGGGTATGTCGGGTTCAACCGTTTGGCGTCGGGCAAGATCATCACCGCCGAAGTGCCGGGGCGGCTGCCTCAGGAAAAGAAGGATGCCGTGGTGGCGCTGTTGTTCGAATATTTGGCTGGGAGTGACGGAGTCAGGGAGT
This region of Patescibacteria group bacterium genomic DNA includes:
- a CDS encoding DEAD/DEAH box helicase, translated to MTEDKEIGSTGPLFTELAIAPKLQAAISCLGFTKPTPIQLKAIPLALEGHDLIGIAQTGTGKTLAFGLPMVQRIAQLKARALVVAPTRELAQQIEEMLMCFGKSIGLRTAVLIGGAAIGPQKKALFANPHVIVGTPGRIIDHLEQRTLDLTKVKVLVLDEADRMLDMGFLPQIKRILQSVPSDRQTLLFSATMPEAVTRIAERWMKNPQRIEVAPAGTPAELVEHQLYVVRPDQKLRLLRWLLDQYKGTALVFTRTRYAAKRVCGVVRDMGHTAAEIHSDRSQIQRKEALDGFKSGKYRILVATDIAARGIDVFGIELVINYDTPENPEDYIHRIGRTGRAGQKGKAITMAMPDQGGEVRDIEHLAGIYLPVNNVPDALPDLPPRRHAEHDSDGGSGRRFGHDRDRGHSSGGHRPDAGGYTFYEGEPSRPSHRPGGNRARRPFGGRPSGGRPTFGRSGGARRRR